A single region of the Leisingera thetidis genome encodes:
- a CDS encoding DUF2237 family protein, producing the protein MERDNSINVLGGPLVPCSTAPVTGYFRDGHCNTCAEDQGSHTVCVVTTAEFLAFSKYVGNDLTTPRPEFGFSGLQPGDRWCLCAARFLQAADEGCAPRVHLEATHQRALDIVPLSILQSYAADPA; encoded by the coding sequence ATGGAAAGAGACAACAGCATCAATGTTCTGGGCGGCCCGCTGGTGCCCTGCTCCACCGCGCCGGTGACCGGCTATTTCCGCGATGGCCACTGCAACACCTGCGCCGAGGATCAGGGCAGCCACACCGTCTGCGTGGTGACCACTGCCGAGTTCCTGGCGTTCTCCAAATACGTCGGCAACGACCTCACCACCCCGCGGCCCGAGTTCGGCTTTTCCGGCCTGCAGCCCGGCGACCGCTGGTGCCTGTGCGCCGCCCGCTTCCTGCAGGCCGCCGACGAGGGCTGCGCCCCCAGGGTGCATCTGGAAGCGACCCACCAGCGCGCGCTGGACATCGTGCCGCTGAGCATCCTGCAGTCTTACGCCGCCGACCCGGCCTGA
- a CDS encoding DUF6429 family protein, protein MEIDEDKVDDAVLALLWLTLHEERRAWKSFDWSVTDRLYQKGLIHDPVNRAKSVILTDEGLRRAEVLFQRLFTRPPE, encoded by the coding sequence ATGGAAATCGACGAGGACAAGGTCGACGATGCGGTTCTAGCGCTGCTTTGGCTGACGCTGCATGAGGAGCGCCGGGCCTGGAAAAGCTTCGACTGGTCTGTGACGGATCGGCTATACCAGAAAGGCCTAATCCACGACCCGGTTAACCGCGCCAAGTCTGTCATACTAACTGATGAGGGCCTGCGGCGAGCGGAAGTCCTGTTTCAGAGGTTATTCACGCGACCGCCTGAGTAG
- the ychF gene encoding redox-regulated ATPase YchF encodes MGFKMGIVGLPNVGKSTLFNALTKTASAQAANFPFCTIEPNVGEVAVPDARLDKLAAIAGSRQIIPTRMTFVDIAGLVKGASKGEGLGNQFLANIRETDAIAHVLRCFEDGDVTHVDGRVDPVADAEVIETELMLADLESIEKRRANLVRKLKGNDKEAQQQDRLLAAAQAMLEDGRPARLVEVDAEDAKAWKLLQLLTTKPVLYVCNVGESESVEGNAHSAKVADMAAAQGNAHVIISAQIEEEISQLEADEAQMFLEEMGLEEAGLDRLIRAGYELLHLETYFTVGPKEARAWTIRTGTAAPQAAGVIHGDFEKGFIRAETIAYDDFVACNGEQGAKEAGKMRAEGKSYIVKDGDVLHFLFNT; translated from the coding sequence ATGGGCTTTAAAATGGGAATCGTCGGCCTGCCGAATGTTGGCAAATCGACGCTGTTCAACGCGCTCACCAAAACCGCCTCGGCGCAGGCGGCCAATTTTCCGTTCTGCACCATCGAGCCGAACGTCGGCGAAGTGGCGGTGCCGGACGCGCGGCTGGACAAGCTGGCGGCAATTGCCGGCTCCCGGCAGATCATCCCGACCCGGATGACATTCGTCGACATCGCGGGCCTGGTGAAGGGCGCCTCCAAGGGCGAAGGCCTGGGCAACCAGTTCCTCGCCAACATCCGCGAGACCGACGCCATTGCCCATGTGCTGCGCTGCTTTGAAGACGGCGACGTGACCCATGTGGACGGCCGTGTCGACCCGGTGGCCGACGCCGAGGTGATCGAGACCGAGCTGATGCTCGCGGACCTCGAAAGCATCGAGAAGCGCCGCGCCAACCTGGTGCGCAAGCTCAAGGGCAACGACAAGGAAGCGCAGCAGCAGGACCGCCTGCTGGCCGCCGCCCAGGCGATGCTGGAAGACGGCAGGCCCGCCCGCCTGGTCGAGGTCGACGCCGAGGACGCCAAGGCCTGGAAGCTGCTGCAGCTCTTGACCACCAAGCCGGTGCTGTATGTCTGCAACGTCGGCGAGTCGGAATCGGTCGAGGGCAATGCGCATTCCGCCAAGGTCGCGGACATGGCCGCGGCGCAGGGCAACGCGCATGTGATCATCTCCGCCCAGATCGAGGAAGAGATCAGCCAGCTGGAAGCGGACGAAGCGCAGATGTTCCTGGAGGAAATGGGCCTGGAGGAGGCAGGTTTGGACCGGCTGATCCGCGCCGGCTACGAGCTTTTGCACCTGGAAACCTATTTCACCGTCGGCCCCAAGGAGGCGCGCGCCTGGACCATCCGCACCGGCACCGCGGCGCCGCAGGCGGCGGGCGTGATCCACGGCGATTTCGAGAAGGGCTTCATCCGCGCCGAAACCATCGCCTATGACGACTTTGTCGCCTGCAATGGCGAACAGGGCGCCAAGGAAGCCGGCAAGATGCGGGCCGAGGGCAAGAGCTACATCGTCAAGGACGGCGACGTGCTGCACTTCCTGTTCAACACCTGA
- the trpB gene encoding tryptophan synthase subunit beta produces the protein MADDLFNSFMNGPDENGRFGIFGGRFVSETLMPLILSLEEEYNRAKDDPSFWAEMEDLWKHYVGRPSPLYHAERLSAELGGAKIYMKRDELNHTGAHKVNNVLGQILLARRMGKTRIIAETGAGQHGVATATVCAKFGLKCVVYMGAHDVRRQAPNVFRMRLLGAEVIPVTSGRGTLKDAMNDALRDWVTNVRDTFYCIGTAAGPHPYPAMVRDFQSIIGKEVRWQLAEQEGEGRLPDTVIAAIGGGSNAIGLFYPFLDDPSVNIIGVEAGGKGVDDRMQHCASLTGGRPGVLHGNRTYLLQDEDGQIQEGFSISAGLDYPGIGPEHSWLHESGRAEYVSITDKEALEAFQVSCRTEGIIPALEPSHALAHVMKIAPKLPSDHIIVMNMCGRGDKDVFTVAKHLGFDMSDTEEGRTFEE, from the coding sequence ATGGCCGACGATCTTTTCAACAGCTTCATGAACGGTCCGGATGAAAACGGCCGCTTCGGCATCTTTGGCGGGCGGTTTGTCTCGGAAACCCTGATGCCGCTGATCCTGAGCCTGGAAGAGGAATACAACCGCGCCAAGGACGACCCTTCCTTCTGGGCCGAGATGGAGGATCTGTGGAAGCATTATGTGGGCCGTCCCAGCCCGCTGTACCATGCCGAACGCCTCAGCGCCGAATTGGGCGGCGCCAAGATCTACATGAAGCGCGACGAGCTGAACCACACCGGCGCGCATAAGGTGAACAACGTGCTGGGCCAGATCCTGCTGGCGCGGCGCATGGGCAAGACCCGGATCATCGCCGAAACCGGCGCCGGCCAGCACGGCGTCGCCACCGCCACCGTCTGCGCCAAGTTCGGCCTGAAATGCGTGGTCTACATGGGCGCGCATGACGTCCGCCGCCAGGCCCCGAACGTGTTCCGCATGCGGCTTCTGGGCGCCGAGGTCATTCCCGTCACCTCCGGCCGCGGCACCCTGAAGGACGCGATGAACGACGCGCTGCGCGACTGGGTGACCAACGTGCGCGACACCTTCTACTGCATCGGCACCGCCGCGGGGCCGCATCCCTATCCGGCGATGGTGCGCGACTTCCAGTCGATCATCGGCAAGGAAGTCCGCTGGCAGTTGGCCGAGCAGGAGGGCGAAGGCCGCCTGCCGGACACCGTGATTGCCGCGATCGGCGGCGGCTCCAATGCCATCGGCCTGTTTTACCCGTTCCTGGACGATCCATCGGTGAACATCATCGGCGTCGAGGCCGGGGGCAAGGGCGTCGACGACCGGATGCAGCATTGCGCCTCCCTCACCGGCGGTCGCCCCGGCGTGCTGCACGGCAACCGCACCTACCTGCTGCAGGACGAGGACGGCCAGATCCAGGAGGGCTTCTCGATCTCCGCCGGGCTGGATTACCCGGGCATCGGGCCGGAGCATTCCTGGCTGCATGAATCGGGGCGCGCCGAATATGTCTCAATCACCGACAAGGAGGCGCTGGAAGCCTTCCAGGTCAGCTGCCGCACCGAGGGCATCATCCCGGCGCTGGAACCTTCCCACGCGCTGGCCCATGTGATGAAGATCGCGCCCAAGCTGCCCTCGGACCACATCATCGTGATGAACATGTGCGGCCGCGGCGACAAGGACGTGTTCACCGTCGCCAAGCACCTGGGCTTTGACATGTCCGACACCGAGGAAGGCCGCACCTTCGAGGAGTGA
- a CDS encoding DUF6880 family protein — translation MSKKTLNQANLEKLGAEKLAALVMDLVQGSAALQRRARMELSAAQGPKEVAADLRKRFASLRRATSFVDWRKQKALVKDLEGLLAMIENTIAPHDPNEAFELLWSFLHLAPSVHERTDDSNGAIGGVMSEAVDLIAKLSPTASQDRTALAERVLDAVADAGYGEFDGIIPATAEALGQEGLEHLKQITQVWADAPPTEQELVQYRGYGLMSSAEDSVRRNKQATRSIILADVADAQGDVDAYMARYSEEQLTYGTIAPDVARRLLDAGRVDEAFDIVTRARTAEDGKSIRMFRYDLDAVYEECLEKQGKTEELTAHLRRTFEQTLSASCLRKYLKLLPDFDDIEAEEAALDFAEAYPHLGAGISFLVNWPSLGRAARIAVARAEELNGDSYHTLTSAADALEAQHPLAATLMRRAMVLDTLTGGKSTRYRHAARHLTECRSCDATITDYGDHPSHAQFLEMLRKEHGRKHGFWRLVDS, via the coding sequence ATGTCCAAGAAAACCCTGAACCAAGCCAACCTTGAAAAGCTGGGCGCGGAGAAGCTCGCCGCACTGGTCATGGATCTTGTCCAGGGAAGCGCCGCTTTACAGCGCCGCGCGAGAATGGAGCTCAGTGCGGCCCAAGGTCCTAAGGAAGTTGCTGCCGATCTCCGCAAACGCTTCGCCTCTCTGCGCCGCGCGACCAGCTTCGTCGATTGGCGCAAGCAAAAAGCGCTGGTCAAGGATCTGGAGGGGCTCTTGGCAATGATCGAAAACACCATCGCCCCCCATGACCCGAACGAAGCGTTCGAACTGCTCTGGTCGTTCCTGCACCTGGCCCCCTCGGTCCACGAGCGCACGGATGACAGCAACGGCGCGATTGGCGGCGTTATGAGTGAGGCGGTGGACCTGATCGCGAAACTATCGCCCACTGCTTCCCAGGACCGCACCGCCCTGGCGGAGCGCGTTCTCGACGCTGTTGCCGATGCGGGCTACGGCGAGTTCGACGGGATCATCCCCGCGACGGCGGAGGCGCTGGGGCAGGAGGGGCTCGAGCATCTCAAGCAGATCACGCAAGTATGGGCGGACGCCCCGCCGACCGAGCAGGAACTCGTGCAATACCGGGGCTACGGCCTCATGTCTTCTGCCGAAGACAGCGTGCGGCGCAACAAGCAGGCGACGCGGTCGATCATCCTTGCGGATGTGGCGGACGCCCAGGGGGATGTCGATGCCTACATGGCACGCTATTCCGAAGAACAGCTGACCTACGGCACCATCGCCCCCGACGTCGCGCGCAGATTGCTGGATGCGGGGCGCGTTGACGAGGCGTTCGACATCGTCACCCGTGCCCGCACCGCCGAGGATGGTAAGTCAATCCGGATGTTCCGTTACGATCTCGACGCGGTCTATGAAGAATGCCTCGAAAAACAGGGCAAGACGGAGGAGTTGACGGCGCATCTGCGGAGGACCTTCGAGCAGACCCTCAGCGCGTCCTGCCTTCGAAAGTATCTGAAATTGCTTCCCGATTTCGACGACATCGAGGCAGAAGAGGCTGCCCTGGACTTTGCCGAGGCCTATCCGCATCTGGGTGCGGGGATCAGTTTCCTGGTGAACTGGCCATCTCTCGGCCGCGCGGCGCGGATCGCGGTTGCTCGGGCCGAGGAACTGAACGGGGATTCCTATCACACCCTCACGAGCGCGGCAGACGCTCTTGAGGCCCAGCACCCGCTCGCCGCCACACTGATGCGCCGTGCCATGGTGCTGGACACGCTAACCGGCGGAAAATCCACGCGCTACCGCCACGCGGCGCGCCATCTGACTGAATGCCGGTCCTGCGATGCGACCATCACGGATTATGGTGACCACCCCTCCCACGCGCAGTTCCTCGAGATGCTCAGGAAGGAACACGGTCGAAAACATGGGTTTTGGCGCTTGGTCGATTCGTGA
- a CDS encoding thiamine pyrophosphate-binding protein translates to MYVYQSIAQSLFDHGQGTMFGLMGDANLFMVDHYVREGGGTFVPVAYEGSAVLMALAYGRVAGRVGVATVTHGPALTNCVTALTEGARGHVPIVLLAGDTPVSNPHNLQNIDQRETVKVTGAGFEQMRSPETASYDVAHAFYRAQVEKRPIVLNMPADFMWQEVEHVSHVFPAFNAPAYVPAGDDLDEAVGMIASAKRPIILAGIGAKDSVPQIIELADRLEAPLATTLKAKGMFSGHPYNIDIFGTLSTPAAYEAIDKADCVVAFGTSLHQFTTDKGALMKGKRVVQINDTVTEVSKNYHPHAALVADAGLTAKNIIWWLDEAEIPGSGFTAELDMEVLTAHPKGNPEKAKPGYVNFEYALDRLEEALPKDRFLTTDGGRFMTEVWCRLSVPDAESFIATTNFGSIGLGLQVAIGAGFAIPGRSVILFTGDGGFMMGGINEFNTAVRMKQDLIVIVANDSAYGAEHIQFLDRKMDPGLSMFDWPSFADVATALGGQGVQVNSAEDLETAIQAIATRDGPLLIELRLDPNDVPRMRL, encoded by the coding sequence ATGTACGTTTACCAATCCATCGCCCAATCCCTCTTCGACCATGGGCAGGGCACAATGTTCGGGCTGATGGGGGATGCGAACCTGTTCATGGTTGACCATTACGTGCGCGAGGGCGGCGGCACCTTTGTGCCGGTGGCCTATGAGGGCAGCGCGGTTCTAATGGCGCTTGCTTACGGCCGGGTGGCAGGCCGGGTCGGTGTGGCCACCGTGACCCACGGGCCGGCGCTGACAAACTGCGTCACTGCGTTGACCGAAGGCGCGCGGGGCCATGTGCCGATAGTGCTTCTGGCCGGTGACACCCCCGTGTCAAACCCGCACAATCTGCAGAATATCGACCAGCGCGAGACGGTGAAGGTGACTGGGGCGGGCTTCGAGCAGATGCGGTCGCCGGAGACGGCTTCGTATGACGTGGCCCATGCGTTTTACCGCGCCCAGGTCGAGAAACGGCCCATTGTGCTGAACATGCCCGCAGATTTCATGTGGCAGGAGGTTGAGCACGTGTCCCATGTCTTCCCCGCCTTCAATGCCCCCGCGTATGTCCCTGCGGGCGATGACCTGGACGAGGCGGTGGGCATGATCGCCAGCGCCAAGCGACCGATTATTCTGGCGGGCATCGGCGCCAAGGATTCCGTTCCGCAAATTATTGAGCTTGCCGACCGGCTTGAGGCCCCGCTGGCCACCACGCTCAAGGCGAAGGGGATGTTCAGCGGCCACCCCTATAATATCGACATCTTCGGAACGCTTTCCACACCTGCCGCCTACGAGGCGATTGACAAGGCCGATTGTGTGGTTGCGTTCGGCACAAGCCTGCACCAGTTCACCACCGACAAGGGGGCGCTGATGAAGGGGAAGCGGGTGGTGCAGATCAACGACACCGTCACCGAGGTCTCGAAAAACTATCATCCCCACGCGGCGCTCGTGGCCGATGCCGGGTTGACCGCCAAGAATATCATCTGGTGGCTGGACGAGGCCGAAATCCCCGGCAGCGGTTTCACAGCCGAGTTGGACATGGAGGTGCTGACAGCCCATCCCAAGGGCAACCCTGAAAAAGCAAAGCCCGGATACGTCAATTTCGAATATGCGCTCGACCGGCTGGAAGAGGCCCTGCCCAAAGACCGCTTTCTCACCACTGATGGCGGACGTTTCATGACCGAGGTCTGGTGCCGTCTATCAGTGCCCGACGCTGAAAGCTTCATCGCGACAACCAATTTCGGCTCTATTGGGCTGGGCCTGCAAGTGGCTATAGGTGCGGGCTTTGCCATACCCGGCCGGTCCGTCATTCTCTTCACCGGCGATGGCGGCTTCATGATGGGCGGGATCAACGAATTCAACACCGCTGTCCGGATGAAACAGGACCTGATTGTAATCGTGGCAAACGACAGCGCCTATGGCGCCGAGCATATACAGTTCCTCGACCGCAAGATGGACCCGGGTCTGTCCATGTTCGATTGGCCCTCCTTTGCGGACGTTGCAACCGCTCTTGGCGGTCAGGGGGTTCAGGTCAATTCTGCAGAAGACCTGGAAACAGCGATCCAGGCCATCGCAACCCGGGACGGACCGCTCTTGATCGAGCTGCGCCTCGACCCGAACGACGTGCCGCGAATGAGGCTCTAG
- the trpA gene encoding tryptophan synthase subunit alpha, protein MTRIDAKFADLNAAGKKAFVTYVMAGDPDYDTSLEVVKGLPGAGVDIIELGLPFTDPMADGPTIQLAGQRALDGGMTLERTLQLAADFRKGDDSTPIVLMGYYNPIYNRGVDKFLEDAKAAGIDGLIVVDLPPEEDDELCIPAQKAGLNFIRLATPTTDDARLPKVLQNTSGFVYYVSITGITGAAEAEAGDVGPEVARIKAATDLPVIVGFGINTPEKAQNIASISDGAVVGSAIVSQIASGKSPDEVLAFVKSLADGAHKG, encoded by the coding sequence ATGACCCGTATCGATGCCAAATTCGCCGACCTGAATGCCGCCGGCAAGAAAGCTTTTGTCACCTATGTGATGGCGGGGGACCCCGATTACGACACCTCGCTGGAAGTGGTGAAGGGGCTGCCGGGCGCCGGTGTCGACATCATCGAGCTGGGCCTGCCGTTCACCGATCCGATGGCCGACGGCCCGACCATCCAGCTGGCCGGGCAGCGGGCGCTGGACGGCGGCATGACGCTGGAGCGGACGCTGCAGCTGGCCGCCGATTTCCGCAAGGGCGACGACAGCACGCCGATCGTGCTGATGGGCTACTACAACCCGATCTACAACCGCGGCGTCGACAAGTTCCTGGAGGACGCCAAGGCGGCCGGCATCGACGGGCTGATCGTGGTGGACCTGCCGCCGGAAGAGGATGACGAGCTGTGCATCCCGGCGCAGAAGGCGGGGCTGAACTTCATCCGCCTGGCCACCCCCACCACCGACGATGCGCGCCTGCCCAAGGTGCTGCAGAACACCTCGGGCTTTGTCTATTACGTGTCGATCACCGGCATCACCGGCGCCGCCGAGGCCGAAGCGGGCGATGTCGGCCCCGAGGTGGCGCGGATCAAGGCGGCCACCGATCTGCCCGTCATCGTGGGCTTCGGCATCAACACGCCGGAGAAGGCGCAGAACATCGCCTCGATCTCCGACGGCGCGGTGGTCGGCAGCGCCATCGTCAGCCAGATTGCCTCCGGGAAGTCGCCGGATGAGGTGCTGGCCTTTGTGAAGTCTCTTGCGGATGGCGCGCACAAGGGCTGA
- a CDS encoding MFS transporter, which translates to MFKNRAIVFILITLMIDAIGIGIVFPIMPDLMERVGAADTGKGALWGGLLMAAYAGALFLCGPIVGSISDAAGRRPVLIAALAMLALDYVIMALADSFWLLLLGRTLAGLAGATYITATAYIADISSPRERAANFGLIGAAFGIGFVLGPAIGGVAAEISIAAPFWIAAVLSAGNALFGVFVLPESLVPEKRRPFGKRDLNPFKSIFDAFRLPGLAVPLLCILIFEFANMVYPTLWAFWTREVFDWPTLYIGLSLAAYGVLLALVQGGLMPILIRWIGDFRTLMLGMISALTGMIGFGFTGSVAALAVFLMLAALSDLVPALLTAMASNQVDEDRQGVVQGVIASLSSVAAILAPLVMTGLFKASVDDQGFYLPGAPFLFAAVLVLAMMPLVVRLRGHASV; encoded by the coding sequence ATGTTCAAGAACCGGGCCATCGTCTTTATTCTGATTACGCTGATGATCGACGCTATCGGCATTGGTATCGTTTTCCCAATCATGCCGGACCTGATGGAGCGCGTGGGTGCAGCGGACACCGGCAAAGGCGCGCTGTGGGGTGGGCTGCTGATGGCCGCCTATGCAGGCGCGCTGTTCCTATGCGGCCCCATTGTCGGCAGCATCTCCGATGCGGCTGGACGCAGGCCGGTCCTGATCGCCGCGCTTGCCATGCTGGCGCTTGATTATGTGATCATGGCCTTGGCGGACAGTTTCTGGCTGCTCTTGCTTGGCCGGACGCTCGCGGGCCTTGCCGGGGCGACCTACATCACCGCCACCGCCTATATTGCGGACATATCTTCACCGCGGGAAAGAGCCGCGAATTTCGGCCTCATCGGCGCCGCGTTCGGGATCGGTTTCGTGCTTGGTCCGGCCATCGGCGGTGTTGCGGCAGAAATCAGCATCGCGGCGCCGTTTTGGATCGCGGCGGTTCTGTCGGCCGGCAATGCCCTTTTCGGAGTTTTTGTGCTGCCTGAGAGCCTGGTGCCGGAGAAACGCCGCCCCTTTGGCAAGCGAGATCTCAACCCGTTTAAATCGATCTTCGATGCCTTCCGGCTGCCGGGGCTTGCAGTGCCGCTGCTGTGCATTTTGATCTTCGAGTTTGCCAATATGGTCTACCCGACGCTTTGGGCTTTCTGGACCCGCGAAGTATTCGATTGGCCGACGCTTTACATCGGGCTTTCGCTTGCGGCCTACGGCGTGCTTCTGGCTTTGGTCCAGGGTGGGCTGATGCCAATCCTTATCAGATGGATCGGGGACTTCCGCACCTTGATGCTCGGCATGATATCGGCACTGACCGGAATGATCGGTTTTGGCTTTACCGGGTCGGTTGCGGCTCTGGCCGTCTTTCTTATGCTCGCAGCGCTGTCTGATCTTGTGCCTGCCTTGCTGACGGCCATGGCATCGAACCAGGTGGATGAAGATCGGCAAGGGGTGGTGCAGGGCGTTATCGCGTCGCTGTCATCCGTCGCGGCAATCCTGGCGCCCCTCGTGATGACCGGCCTGTTCAAGGCCTCTGTTGACGATCAAGGCTTTTACTTGCCGGGAGCTCCCTTCCTCTTCGCAGCGGTTTTAGTATTGGCAATGATGCCTCTCGTGGTGCGCTTGCGGGGGCATGCTTCGGTTTGA
- the speB gene encoding agmatinase: MVDATDRAFVGHHQYGMGYEPTYSGANSLFRRQYSRDLEGADIVVWGVPYDLSVTNRPGCRFGPRGIRTASTNVAWDGGPWHWNFDPFEKLRMVDYGDCTFDPGFPVDIPETVYQEAKGILGSDAFLLTMGGDHSVTAPILRAQAERHGPVSLIQIDAHSDTWEEQPKRFDHGSMFYHAAQDGIVDPEHSIQVGLRTYNAKSHGFNTLTAEFVHEQGVETTVARIKEAVGGRPAYLTFDIDALDPAFAPGTGTPVCGGLTTWQAISLIRKLGGVNLIGADVVEVSPPYDNAEITALAGATLLLEMTCLVASQK; the protein is encoded by the coding sequence ATGGTAGATGCAACCGACCGCGCCTTTGTAGGACATCATCAGTACGGCATGGGATATGAGCCCACCTATAGCGGTGCAAACAGCTTGTTTCGCAGACAATATTCGCGTGACCTCGAAGGGGCCGACATCGTCGTCTGGGGGGTGCCCTACGATCTGAGCGTTACTAACCGGCCCGGCTGCCGGTTTGGACCGCGCGGCATTCGCACCGCGTCGACCAATGTCGCCTGGGACGGCGGGCCGTGGCATTGGAACTTTGATCCTTTTGAAAAGCTGCGGATGGTTGATTACGGCGATTGCACGTTTGACCCAGGCTTCCCGGTAGACATCCCTGAAACGGTTTACCAGGAAGCTAAGGGTATTCTGGGATCAGATGCGTTCCTGCTGACGATGGGCGGGGACCATTCCGTCACCGCCCCCATCTTGCGGGCACAGGCCGAGCGGCACGGGCCGGTCTCCCTCATCCAGATCGATGCTCATTCCGACACATGGGAAGAGCAGCCTAAGCGGTTTGACCATGGGTCGATGTTCTATCACGCCGCACAAGACGGCATCGTGGACCCGGAGCATTCAATTCAAGTGGGCCTGCGGACATACAACGCCAAATCGCACGGCTTCAACACGCTGACCGCCGAGTTTGTGCATGAGCAGGGCGTTGAAACAACCGTGGCAAGGATCAAAGAGGCCGTCGGCGGCCGCCCGGCATACCTGACCTTTGACATTGACGCGCTGGACCCTGCCTTTGCGCCAGGCACTGGCACACCGGTGTGCGGGGGGCTTACCACATGGCAGGCGATATCGCTGATCCGCAAGCTTGGCGGCGTGAACCTGATCGGTGCCGACGTCGTCGAGGTCTCTCCGCCTTATGACAATGCAGAAATCACCGCATTGGCCGGAGCTACGCTGCTTCTAGAAATGACCTGTCTCGTGGCATCGCAGAAATGA
- a CDS encoding acyloxyacyl hydrolase, whose translation MNKTAMLAAALSTAMALPAAAQEVALGLGYADYHRQTAEDGAMFAVDYMHAPFHQKGRLSARFGAALEVQETGDVFAGVGISAVIDLNNDWFIENSVMPGAYHESSAGNDLGSAFEIRTLLAVGKRFRNGKAVSLAFSHKSNASTADENPGVNALALRWHIPLGG comes from the coding sequence ATGAACAAGACAGCGATGCTGGCGGCTGCACTTTCGACTGCGATGGCATTGCCTGCGGCGGCGCAGGAGGTGGCGCTGGGACTGGGCTATGCCGACTATCACCGCCAGACAGCGGAAGACGGTGCAATGTTTGCGGTGGATTACATGCACGCGCCGTTCCACCAGAAAGGGCGGCTGTCAGCCCGTTTCGGCGCCGCGCTGGAGGTTCAGGAAACCGGAGATGTGTTTGCCGGTGTCGGCATCAGCGCGGTGATCGATCTGAACAATGACTGGTTCATCGAGAACAGCGTAATGCCGGGTGCTTACCACGAAAGCTCGGCGGGCAATGATCTTGGCTCCGCCTTTGAAATCCGCACCCTGCTGGCGGTGGGCAAGCGGTTCCGGAACGGCAAGGCGGTGTCGCTGGCGTTCAGCCACAAATCCAACGCCTCGACCGCGGATGAGAACCCGGGCGTGAACGCGCTGGCCTTGCGCTGGCACATTCCGCTGGGCGGCTGA
- a CDS encoding alpha-hydroxy acid oxidase, with the protein MPVITNIDDLKRIYERRVPRMFYDYAESGSWTEQTFRENTSDFGQIRLRQRVAVDMSGRSTASRMIGQDVAMPVALAPVGLTGMQHADGEIKAARAAEDFGVPFTLSTMSINSIEEVAEATSKPFWFQLYTMRDEDYIRRLIQRAKEAGCSALVITLDLQILGQRHKDLKNGLSAPPKLTPKTIANLMTKWAWGIGMLGAKRRNFGNIVGHVQGVSDTSQLGVWTAEQFDPSLDWGKVAKLMEMWGGKVILKGVLDAEDARMAAKLGADAIVVSNHGGRQLDGALSSIRMLPEILDAVGSDVEVHLDSGIRSGQDVLKALALGARGTMIGRAFVYGLGAMGQKGVTAALEVIQKELDTTMALCGERSVADLGRHNLLVPQDFGGCWQA; encoded by the coding sequence GTGCCGGTGATTACCAATATCGACGACCTGAAGCGCATCTATGAACGCCGTGTGCCGCGGATGTTCTATGACTATGCCGAAAGCGGCAGCTGGACCGAGCAGACCTTCCGCGAGAACACCTCGGACTTCGGGCAGATCCGGCTGCGCCAGCGGGTGGCGGTGGATATGTCCGGGCGCAGCACCGCCAGCCGGATGATCGGCCAGGACGTGGCGATGCCGGTGGCGCTGGCGCCGGTCGGGCTGACCGGCATGCAGCATGCCGATGGCGAGATCAAGGCGGCCCGCGCGGCGGAGGATTTCGGGGTGCCGTTTACCCTCTCGACCATGTCGATCAACTCGATCGAGGAGGTGGCGGAGGCGACCAGCAAGCCGTTCTGGTTCCAGCTTTACACCATGCGGGACGAGGATTACATCCGCCGCCTGATCCAGCGCGCCAAGGAGGCCGGATGCTCGGCGCTGGTGATCACGCTGGATCTGCAGATCCTGGGCCAGCGGCACAAGGATCTGAAGAACGGCCTGTCAGCGCCGCCCAAGCTGACGCCGAAAACCATCGCCAACCTGATGACCAAATGGGCCTGGGGCATCGGGATGCTGGGCGCCAAGCGGCGCAATTTCGGCAATATCGTCGGCCATGTGCAGGGCGTCTCCGACACCTCGCAGCTGGGCGTCTGGACCGCCGAGCAGTTCGACCCGTCGCTGGACTGGGGCAAGGTCGCAAAGCTGATGGAGATGTGGGGCGGCAAGGTGATCCTGAAGGGGGTCCTGGATGCCGAGGACGCCCGCATGGCCGCCAAGCTGGGGGCGGATGCCATCGTGGTGTCGAACCACGGCGGGCGCCAGCTGGACGGGGCGCTGAGCTCGATCCGGATGCTGCCGGAAATCCTGGATGCGGTGGGAAGTGATGTGGAGGTGCATCTGGACAGCGGCATCCGCTCCGGCCAGGACGTGCTGAAGGCGCTGGCGCTGGGCGCCAGGGGCACGATGATCGGCCGCGCCTTTGTCTACGGGCTTGGCGCCATGGGGCAGAAGGGCGTCACCGCGGCGCTGGAGGTGATCCAAAAGGAGCTGGATACCACCATGGCGCTGTGCGGCGAACGCTCGGTTGCTGACCTGGGCCGCCACAACCTGCTGGTGCCGCAGGATTTCGGCGGGTGCTGGCAAGCGTGA